In Mycobacteriales bacterium, the DNA window CTGGGTCTCGTGGGTCCCGTCGTAGGCGTTGTCGAGACGGAGCCCGTGCCAATGGACGGTCGCGTCGAGATCGCCGCGGTTCTCGACCTTGACCTCGATCTCTGCGCCTTCCGGGACGCGCAGCGTCGGGCCCGGAACCGAGCCGTTGTATCCGAGCATCCGCACGGTGTGCTGACCGAGCTGCTTGGCAATCGGCTCAATGCTCATCTCGAACAACTGCCCGTCGGCCAGCTCGATCACTTCACTCGCGCGCGCTTGTGGCAGTCCAGTGGCGTCCGTCGGGAACGCTCCGGCCGACGATGATTCGGTGTGGACGTGTTCCTGCACTTGTCAATCTCCTTGCCCTGCAGCCATTGGCTGCGTCGCGGTGAAAGGCATCTCGCGCGCAGCGCTCGCGTCCGCCGCGATCCGCTGCGCGATGAACGCCGCGTCGTCCTTGACGAACCCGAGCAGCGCGGAG includes these proteins:
- a CDS encoding multicopper oxidase domain-containing protein encodes the protein MIELADGQLFEMSIEPIAKQLGQHTVRMLGYNGSVPGPTLRVPEGAEIEVKVENRGDLDATVHWHGLRLDNAYDGTHETQ